The following are from one region of the Thermococcus cleftensis genome:
- a CDS encoding N-acetylmuramoyl-L-alanine amidase — translation MRRIGALVIILVVLAMFSAAPVSSAGTDLSGYTICVDAGHGGTDPGAVANGVEEKDINLAIALKVAKLLEADGARVVLTRDGDYYVSLSDRVSIANSAGCDIFISIHANAASDTSASGFEVYHYYGSTKGNLLATYVDEEIAKVIPLQNRGVKEAGFYVLKYTSMPAILIETGFVTNTYDVSIITDESYQWRYAYAILYGVQRYFGVPVHDPVPTVTGIRFAQHDGYFRVVLDLSQPVAYHVYYTSYSSGYHLVIQLDNARLSDLGWPVYGDWQYTYTGSPTAPYIYATESNGYVFIVLVLNTPYLPYNSFTLSNPDRIVVDVYG, via the coding sequence ATGAGAAGGATAGGTGCCCTGGTAATCATCTTGGTTGTGCTGGCGATGTTTTCAGCGGCCCCGGTGTCCTCCGCCGGGACTGACCTCAGCGGCTATACCATCTGCGTCGATGCGGGCCACGGCGGTACCGACCCGGGAGCGGTTGCGAACGGCGTTGAGGAGAAGGACATCAACCTTGCCATAGCACTGAAGGTTGCGAAGCTGCTCGAGGCCGACGGGGCAAGGGTAGTCCTCACGAGGGACGGCGACTACTACGTTTCCCTCTCCGACAGGGTCAGCATAGCCAACTCCGCCGGTTGCGACATCTTCATCAGCATACACGCCAACGCCGCGAGCGACACCTCAGCGAGCGGCTTTGAGGTCTACCACTACTACGGTTCCACCAAAGGTAATCTCCTTGCGACATACGTCGATGAGGAGATTGCCAAGGTTATCCCCCTACAGAACAGGGGCGTTAAAGAGGCCGGCTTCTACGTCCTCAAGTACACCTCCATGCCCGCCATACTCATCGAGACGGGCTTTGTCACGAACACCTACGACGTGAGCATAATAACCGACGAGAGCTACCAGTGGCGCTATGCATACGCGATCCTCTACGGTGTCCAGCGCTACTTCGGTGTTCCCGTGCATGACCCCGTCCCGACTGTCACGGGTATAAGATTCGCCCAGCACGACGGTTACTTCCGCGTCGTCCTCGACCTGAGCCAGCCGGTTGCTTACCACGTCTACTACACCTCGTATTCGAGCGGTTATCACTTGGTCATCCAGCTCGACAACGCCCGGCTTTCAGACCTGGGCTGGCCGGTCTACGGCGACTGGCAGTACACATACACCGGCTCCCCAACGGCTCCCTACATCTACGCCACCGAGAGTAACGGCTACGTCTTCATCGTCCTCGTTCTCAACACGCCGTACCTGCCCTACAACTCCTTCACGCTCAGCAACCCCGACAGAATAGTGGTCGACGTCTACGGCTGA
- a CDS encoding type II toxin-antitoxin system VapC family toxin, producing the protein MKVQVIDTAIFIQGADVEGVTTPRVVDEVKDPESRLFLEGLIGAGKVRVLQPSRGSIEAVREAAKRTGELGELSEADIEVLALAYELGGVLFTDDYNLQNIAKTLGIEFKTLKGGIKRVIRWNYVCIGCGKRFKEEPPGGICPDCGSPVRLIPRKRRKKRGRRQP; encoded by the coding sequence ATGAAGGTCCAGGTCATAGACACCGCGATATTCATTCAGGGGGCTGACGTTGAGGGGGTTACAACGCCCAGGGTCGTCGATGAGGTCAAGGACCCCGAGTCGAGGCTCTTCCTTGAGGGCCTGATTGGCGCGGGCAAGGTCAGGGTTCTCCAGCCGTCGAGGGGGAGCATTGAGGCCGTTAGGGAAGCCGCAAAGAGAACGGGCGAGCTCGGCGAGCTGAGTGAGGCCGATATCGAGGTTCTTGCCCTGGCGTACGAGCTGGGAGGAGTCCTCTTCACCGACGACTACAACCTCCAGAACATTGCGAAAACGCTCGGGATAGAGTTCAAAACACTCAAGGGCGGGATAAAGCGCGTGATCCGCTGGAACTACGTCTGCATCGGCTGCGGAAAGCGCTTTAAAGAGGAACCGCCCGGCGGAATATGTCCCGACTGCGGCAGCCCGGTGAGGCTGATACCGAGGAAAAGACGAAAAAAGCGGGGAAGGCGTCAGCCGTAG
- a CDS encoding LamB/YcsF family protein, whose product MKVDLNSDLGESFGRYRLGLDEEVMNHITSANVATGWHAGDPVVMRKTVRLAREKGVAVGAHPGYPDLLGFGRRYMRLTPEEARNYILYQIGALYAFTRAEGIELQHVKPHGALYNALVKEEELARAVIEGIADFDRNLIFVTLSGSRPAEMAEEMGVKVAHEVFADRAYNPDGTLVSRLRPGAVIHDKEEIAERVISMVKDGGVRAINGEWVELKADTICVHGDNPEAVEIASHIRKVLEEEGVRIVPMKEVVR is encoded by the coding sequence ATGAAGGTCGATTTGAACTCCGACCTCGGCGAGAGCTTTGGGAGGTACAGGCTCGGCCTCGACGAGGAGGTCATGAACCACATCACGAGCGCGAACGTAGCGACGGGCTGGCACGCCGGAGACCCGGTGGTTATGAGGAAGACGGTAAGGCTCGCGAGGGAGAAAGGCGTTGCCGTTGGGGCACACCCGGGTTATCCGGACCTGCTTGGTTTTGGAAGACGCTACATGAGGCTCACCCCGGAGGAAGCGAGGAACTACATTCTCTACCAGATTGGGGCGCTCTATGCGTTCACAAGGGCTGAAGGGATCGAGCTCCAGCACGTCAAGCCCCACGGGGCACTCTACAACGCCCTCGTCAAGGAGGAAGAGCTCGCGAGGGCCGTCATCGAGGGGATAGCGGACTTCGATAGGAACCTGATATTCGTTACCCTCTCCGGTTCAAGGCCGGCGGAGATGGCGGAGGAGATGGGGGTTAAGGTCGCCCACGAGGTCTTCGCCGATCGCGCGTACAACCCTGACGGCACTCTAGTTTCCCGGTTGAGGCCGGGAGCGGTCATACACGACAAGGAAGAGATAGCCGAGCGCGTCATCTCAATGGTCAAGGACGGTGGCGTTAGGGCGATAAACGGGGAGTGGGTTGAGCTGAAAGCTGATACCATCTGCGTCCACGGCGACAACCCGGAGGCGGTGGAGATAGCGAGCCATATCAGGAAGGTTCTCGAGGAGGAAGGAGTGAGAATAGTGCCAATGAAAGAGGTTGTCCGGTGA
- the pxpB gene encoding 5-oxoprolinase subunit PxpB — protein sequence MKVKPLGDSALLISFGEVINEGINDRVHALARAIEKAGFEWLVEVVPAYSSLAVIYDPTLIDFEGVKRAVEGVEASAESFEGELVEIPVVYGGEYGPDLEFVAKHSGLSVDDVIEIHSKPVYRVYFLGFLPGFAYLGGMDERIAAPRLERPRLKVPAGSVGIAGKQTGIYPLESPGGWRLIGRTPLRLFSPERKPPTLLQPGDRVKFVPIDEEEFLRLYQEEWGND from the coding sequence ATGAAGGTCAAACCCCTCGGCGATTCGGCCCTTCTGATTTCCTTTGGGGAAGTCATAAACGAGGGAATAAACGACCGCGTTCACGCCCTCGCGAGGGCGATAGAGAAAGCGGGTTTTGAGTGGCTCGTGGAGGTAGTTCCGGCCTACTCCTCCCTTGCGGTGATCTACGACCCGACCTTGATAGACTTCGAGGGCGTCAAGCGGGCCGTTGAAGGCGTTGAGGCCTCGGCTGAGAGCTTTGAGGGAGAGCTCGTGGAGATTCCGGTCGTTTACGGCGGTGAGTACGGCCCGGACCTGGAGTTCGTGGCGAAGCACAGCGGCCTGAGCGTCGATGACGTCATAGAGATCCACTCCAAACCGGTTTACCGCGTCTACTTCCTCGGCTTTCTGCCGGGTTTCGCCTACCTCGGTGGAATGGACGAGAGGATAGCCGCGCCACGCCTCGAAAGACCGCGCTTAAAGGTTCCCGCCGGAAGCGTTGGGATAGCGGGAAAGCAGACCGGGATTTACCCCCTCGAAAGCCCCGGCGGCTGGCGGTTGATTGGAAGGACACCCCTCAGGCTCTTCAGCCCGGAGAGAAAACCGCCGACGCTCCTCCAGCCGGGGGACAGGGTCAAGTTCGTACCGATTGATGAGGAAGAGTTTTTGAGGCTCTATCAGGAGGAATGGGGCAATGATTGA
- a CDS encoding 5-oxoprolinase subunit C family protein, translated as MIELLRVPSLLTVQDAGRKGYRKLGVPVSGYMDDFSARIANYLVGNPGDEPLLEFLLGGPTLRFNASAVFAVAGDVDLRLNGVPIEPWTSYWAKRGDVLEVGTLNNGLYGYIAFAGGVKCEKLLGSCSTYARAGLGRPLKAGDRLNLGHAILTGKEGRYLPEELRPDYSAEEIAVGVIPGPDLDHFTEEGIRTFLSETYTVTPESDRMGYRLDGKEIEHSGKGAGIVTGPLVPGTVQAPASGRPIVMMRDAQTTGGYARIGVVISAHLSMLAQLRPGFRVRFREVNVEGAREELLRRERTLRAIRLFLERNMRAYRVRIAGEEIVTFAKVEKEG; from the coding sequence ATGATTGAGCTCCTCCGCGTTCCCTCCCTTCTAACCGTTCAGGACGCCGGGAGGAAAGGTTACAGAAAGCTCGGCGTTCCTGTATCTGGCTACATGGACGACTTCTCCGCCAGGATAGCCAACTACCTTGTTGGAAACCCCGGGGATGAGCCGCTCCTCGAGTTCCTCCTCGGCGGGCCGACGCTGAGGTTCAACGCCTCGGCGGTCTTTGCGGTTGCGGGAGACGTTGACTTAAGGCTCAACGGAGTCCCAATCGAACCCTGGACTAGTTACTGGGCGAAGAGGGGCGACGTCCTTGAAGTTGGAACCCTCAACAATGGCCTCTACGGCTACATAGCATTCGCCGGGGGCGTGAAATGCGAGAAGCTCCTCGGGAGCTGCTCGACCTACGCGAGGGCAGGCCTCGGAAGGCCCTTGAAAGCAGGCGATAGGCTGAACCTCGGCCACGCGATCCTGACGGGGAAAGAGGGTAGGTACCTGCCCGAGGAACTGAGGCCTGACTACTCGGCTGAGGAGATAGCAGTTGGCGTCATTCCCGGTCCCGACCTGGATCACTTCACGGAGGAAGGAATTAGGACTTTCCTCAGCGAGACCTACACCGTAACGCCCGAGTCCGATAGAATGGGCTACCGCCTCGACGGAAAGGAGATAGAGCACTCGGGAAAGGGTGCGGGGATAGTGACGGGCCCCCTAGTCCCGGGCACGGTGCAGGCTCCCGCCAGCGGGAGGCCCATCGTCATGATGAGGGACGCGCAGACGACGGGTGGCTACGCGAGGATCGGCGTCGTTATCAGCGCCCACCTGTCCATGCTGGCCCAGCTGAGGCCCGGCTTCAGAGTCAGGTTCAGGGAGGTAAACGTTGAGGGGGCCAGAGAAGAGCTGTTGAGGCGGGAGAGAACGCTGAGGGCGATAAGGCTCTTCCTCGAGCGAAATATGAGGGCATACCGGGTTAGGATTGCGGGAGAAGAAATCGTAACGTTCGCAAAAGTGGAAAAAGAAGGTTAA
- a CDS encoding UPF0179 family protein yields the protein MAIITLVGEKLARPGVEFIFYGPAEPCRTCKLAGVCVGNLEQGRRYKILRVRSMPSHSCPLHEGKVRVVEVVEPSIEVAIEPRLAVAGSVIRLRFENCNDPEKAELFRPEGLFEGDHVKIIEVTGEVECDGKTYKVVKVMRKKD from the coding sequence ATGGCGATAATCACGTTAGTTGGGGAAAAGCTGGCAAGACCAGGGGTTGAGTTCATATTCTACGGGCCTGCAGAGCCGTGCAGAACCTGCAAACTGGCCGGGGTCTGCGTCGGAAACCTGGAGCAAGGAAGGCGTTACAAGATACTAAGGGTAAGGAGTATGCCCTCCCACTCATGTCCGCTCCACGAGGGGAAAGTAAGGGTCGTCGAAGTCGTCGAGCCGAGCATAGAGGTGGCGATAGAGCCCAGGCTCGCTGTGGCGGGCTCGGTGATAAGGCTCAGGTTCGAGAACTGCAACGATCCCGAGAAGGCCGAACTCTTCAGGCCCGAGGGCCTCTTCGAGGGCGACCACGTGAAAATAATCGAGGTAACCGGAGAAGTCGAGTGCGACGGAAAGACCTACAAGGTAGTCAAGGTAATGCGCAAGAAGGATTAA
- a CDS encoding NAD(P)-dependent glycerol-1-phosphate dehydrogenase produces the protein MHLMQLPREVLLGENLKGEVVNVAKRLGLGRKALVLYGKHTKKIAGREVEENLSAEYEVEGLTVKGATMEEVTRALNKIRSGSFDWLIAVGGGSIIDVAKLASFKAGVPFISFPTTASHDGIASANASIRDLGTKTSVKAVPPVAVIADVQVIKTAPYRYLAAGVGDMISNLTAVKDWQLAHRIKGEYYSEYAASLSLMSAKMVMKNADIIRLGNEESVRKVVKGLISCGVAMSIAGSSRPASGAEHLFSHALDAIAPKPALHGEQVGVGTIIMAYLHGLKWERIRETLKRVGAPTNAYELGIDPELIIEALTIAHTIRPERYTILGKDGLTREAAEKAAKITGVI, from the coding sequence GTGCACCTGATGCAGCTCCCGCGAGAGGTTTTGCTCGGCGAGAACCTCAAGGGGGAGGTCGTGAACGTTGCAAAGAGGCTCGGTTTGGGGAGAAAAGCGCTCGTGCTCTATGGAAAACACACGAAAAAGATAGCGGGAAGGGAGGTCGAGGAGAACCTCTCGGCGGAGTACGAGGTGGAGGGTCTCACCGTCAAGGGCGCCACGATGGAGGAGGTGACCCGAGCCCTCAATAAAATCAGAAGCGGGAGCTTTGACTGGCTCATAGCGGTCGGCGGCGGGAGCATAATAGACGTCGCCAAGCTCGCCTCCTTCAAGGCGGGAGTTCCCTTCATCAGCTTTCCGACAACGGCCTCCCACGACGGCATAGCTAGCGCCAACGCCTCCATCAGAGACCTCGGAACCAAAACCTCGGTCAAAGCAGTGCCGCCGGTGGCTGTCATAGCGGACGTCCAGGTGATCAAGACCGCCCCCTACCGCTACCTCGCGGCGGGCGTGGGCGACATGATAAGCAACCTGACGGCGGTGAAGGACTGGCAGCTGGCACACAGGATAAAGGGCGAGTATTACAGCGAGTACGCCGCCTCGCTCAGCCTGATGAGCGCCAAGATGGTTATGAAGAACGCGGACATAATAAGGTTGGGCAACGAGGAGAGCGTGAGGAAGGTGGTGAAGGGCCTCATCTCCTGCGGCGTTGCGATGAGCATAGCGGGCTCTTCGAGACCTGCCAGCGGGGCGGAGCATCTCTTCAGCCACGCACTTGACGCAATAGCGCCAAAGCCAGCCCTCCACGGCGAGCAGGTGGGCGTTGGGACGATAATAATGGCCTACCTCCACGGCCTCAAGTGGGAGAGGATTAGGGAAACCTTAAAGAGGGTGGGGGCGCCAACTAACGCATACGAGCTGGGAATCGATCCCGAGCTGATCATTGAGGCACTCACCATAGCCCACACAATAAGGCCCGAGCGCTACACGATCCTCGGGAAGGACGGCCTCACGCGAGAAGCGGCTGAAAAGGCCGCTAAAATCACGGGAGTCATCTGA
- a CDS encoding DUF63 family protein yields the protein MGLYEFFYEYFVLPIKENQGYNPVNTIAYAIILGIAVLLLYRMLKRMEIKVDDRFFRALIPYIILGPLMRSMTDVGILPRTYLTVSPGGYFVIAAFAIASLFAVWKHCPGERLYPLYRDFGWILVGGLLFVLVINLDNVSFNPAVFRYFIPALLVSEAFIWLLSRKFALVSDNSILFYTHFYDATTTFVGIQFLGFWEQHVLARWLIDAFGTAAVMYLEKFLILLPVVWILDREMKEEDPDLINFVKLTIFILGFGPGTRNLLIMLMGG from the coding sequence ATGGGGCTTTACGAGTTTTTTTACGAGTACTTTGTGCTTCCCATCAAGGAGAATCAAGGCTACAATCCCGTGAACACTATTGCCTACGCGATAATCCTTGGCATAGCAGTACTCCTGCTGTACAGAATGCTCAAGCGAATGGAAATAAAGGTTGACGACCGCTTCTTCAGGGCCCTCATTCCGTACATAATCCTCGGCCCGCTGATGAGGAGCATGACGGACGTGGGAATACTGCCAAGGACCTATTTAACCGTCAGCCCCGGCGGCTACTTCGTCATAGCGGCCTTTGCTATAGCTTCCCTCTTTGCGGTCTGGAAGCACTGCCCCGGCGAGAGGCTCTATCCCCTCTACCGGGACTTCGGCTGGATACTCGTTGGTGGGCTGCTGTTCGTGCTCGTGATAAACCTCGACAACGTGAGCTTCAACCCCGCGGTGTTCAGGTACTTTATCCCCGCGTTACTGGTTTCCGAGGCCTTCATATGGCTTCTCTCAAGGAAGTTCGCCCTCGTCAGTGATAACTCGATCCTCTTCTACACGCACTTCTACGATGCCACGACCACTTTCGTTGGAATCCAGTTCCTCGGCTTCTGGGAGCAGCACGTCCTCGCGAGGTGGCTCATAGACGCCTTTGGGACCGCGGCGGTGATGTACCTCGAGAAGTTCCTTATCCTCCTCCCCGTAGTCTGGATACTCGACCGGGAGATGAAGGAAGAGGATCCCGATTTAATAAACTTTGTGAAGCTCACGATATTCATACTCGGCTTTGGGCCGGGAACGAGAAACCTGCTGATAATGCTTATGGGTGGTTGA
- a CDS encoding bifunctional fructose-bisphosphatase/inositol-phosphate phosphatase encodes MEIPWNEIALETAREVEKEVMPLFGTPRAGETIGENVSGDVTKYVDRVAEDVVLARLQPLGVNIVSEEIGFIDNGSDYTVIVDPIDGSYNFAAGIPIFAFSFAVFRKNRPVYGAIYEFVTRTFYEALPGGGAYMNGRPVRVRKPERGKEALSFYTRGRCLGLIRRVKRVRVLGAIAVELTYLAKGALDGVLDIRNYVRTTDIAAGVLIAREAGAIVADERGKELELRLDATTKTNVIAVNDRYLLDIILEELENEP; translated from the coding sequence ATGGAGATTCCATGGAACGAGATTGCCCTCGAAACCGCGAGGGAGGTTGAGAAGGAAGTGATGCCCCTCTTCGGCACCCCCAGGGCGGGGGAGACCATAGGAGAAAACGTCAGCGGAGACGTTACGAAGTACGTTGACAGGGTCGCCGAGGATGTCGTCCTTGCCAGGCTCCAGCCTCTTGGGGTCAACATCGTCAGCGAGGAGATAGGCTTCATAGACAACGGGAGTGACTACACGGTCATCGTTGACCCGATAGACGGTTCCTACAACTTCGCCGCGGGGATACCAATATTCGCCTTTAGCTTCGCTGTGTTCAGGAAGAACAGGCCCGTTTACGGCGCGATATACGAGTTCGTTACGAGAACTTTCTACGAGGCCCTTCCGGGAGGGGGTGCCTACATGAACGGAAGGCCGGTAAGGGTCAGAAAACCCGAGCGAGGGAAGGAGGCGCTGAGCTTCTACACGCGCGGCAGGTGTCTGGGATTAATAAGGAGGGTCAAACGGGTTCGCGTCCTGGGCGCGATAGCCGTGGAGCTGACGTACCTCGCCAAGGGTGCCCTCGACGGCGTCCTGGACATAAGGAACTACGTGAGGACGACGGACATAGCGGCGGGGGTGCTCATAGCCAGGGAAGCCGGAGCCATAGTTGCGGACGAGAGGGGGAAGGAGCTGGAGCTGAGGCTCGACGCCACGACCAAGACGAACGTCATAGCCGTTAACGACCGCTACCTGCTTGATATAATCCTGGAGGAGCTGGAAAATGAGCCTTGA
- a CDS encoding rhomboid family intramembrane serine protease yields MSLEGLTHRYGKATFTLFLINVAVYIVEAILSGNPFSISIDVLARLGQWNYAVLSYGWWWQLVTAMFVHVGILHIGFNMYFLLMMGRQLEGIIGPKRLVMVYLVSGLAGNLLTLFLLPANSVSAGASGALFGIVGTLIIITGVVGGNMQGALINAFVLFLINSIMPSVNVYAHLGGLLVGMAIGYYYGKRIKRHLMVQMYGYW; encoded by the coding sequence ATGAGCCTTGAAGGCCTTACCCACCGCTACGGAAAGGCAACCTTCACACTCTTCCTGATAAACGTGGCCGTTTACATAGTCGAAGCAATCCTCAGCGGGAACCCATTCAGCATAAGCATCGACGTCCTGGCGAGGCTCGGCCAGTGGAACTACGCGGTGCTCAGCTACGGCTGGTGGTGGCAGCTCGTCACGGCGATGTTCGTGCACGTGGGAATACTCCACATAGGCTTCAACATGTACTTCCTCCTTATGATGGGCAGGCAGCTTGAGGGAATCATCGGACCGAAGAGGCTCGTCATGGTCTATCTCGTCTCGGGTCTGGCCGGCAACCTGCTGACGCTCTTCCTGCTTCCGGCCAACTCGGTGAGCGCAGGCGCGAGCGGGGCCCTCTTCGGCATAGTTGGAACGCTGATAATCATAACCGGCGTCGTTGGTGGCAACATGCAGGGGGCATTGATAAACGCCTTCGTCCTCTTCCTGATAAACAGCATCATGCCGAGCGTCAACGTCTACGCCCACCTGGGGGGGCTTCTCGTAGGAATGGCGATAGGTTACTACTACGGAAAACGGATAAAGCGCCACCTGATGGTGCAGATGTATGGCTACTGGTAG
- a CDS encoding helicase C-terminal domain-containing protein: MSDTSEQFEYFPYESLRPNQREFIELVAETVRNGENAIIEAPTGFGKTVSVLAGILPQAKEMGYKVLYLARTHRQMDRVIEELKVINRKAKVSGVELRSRKELCLHTYLTQFTSDAYTAMVVCKNLKKLGKCEFYENEKKKKAEFDELVNFFLDEPSHPVEILSYAETLELCPYDLTKRMAEKADVIVASYLYLLSPSIRENFISSLDVDYSDLIVVFDEAHNLPDQAISALSDRISINTVNRAIKEADEYNEHEIANFLSIFGRGLEILFQEKLASRDVQETPVQPELVFSHVVDVLGLDTRWLVKTLNDMVAVGDAIREDRIEKGKPPRSYIGRVGEFLLLWLSLIGREDYLFLLSRERGLSLELVALDPSKALGFLREVQSAIFMSGTLTPLEAFRDVMGIERARLKKFPRMVKRENAQVLVAKDVSTRGEERSIQVYRKMVDYIVEAAKLIPRNVGVFAASYEVLQGLLSANLQVRLEETGKAVFIEKQGASSAENDAMVASFKAHAKGNGAVLLGVMGGRNSEGQDYSGDEMNGVILVGIPYARPTPRVQAQVRYFERKFPDKGRYYGYYLPAHRKLVQAAGRVHRSAEEKGSIIILDYRVLWRGIRKDLPDWIVETMRPVDLARMRLYLRRFWSGGERFKKTLREV; encoded by the coding sequence ATGAGTGATACCAGCGAGCAGTTCGAATACTTTCCCTACGAGAGCCTGAGGCCCAACCAGCGCGAGTTCATTGAGCTGGTAGCTGAAACCGTCAGGAACGGAGAGAACGCCATAATCGAAGCCCCCACGGGCTTCGGAAAGACAGTAAGCGTTCTGGCGGGAATACTGCCCCAAGCGAAGGAGATGGGATACAAGGTTCTCTACCTCGCGAGAACCCACAGGCAGATGGATAGAGTTATAGAGGAGCTGAAGGTCATAAACCGGAAGGCCAAGGTTTCCGGCGTTGAGCTGAGGAGCAGGAAGGAGTTGTGCCTCCACACCTACCTCACCCAGTTCACGAGCGACGCCTACACGGCCATGGTCGTCTGCAAGAACCTCAAAAAGCTCGGGAAGTGCGAGTTCTACGAGAACGAGAAGAAGAAAAAGGCCGAGTTCGACGAGCTGGTGAACTTCTTCCTCGACGAGCCGAGCCACCCAGTGGAGATCCTGAGCTACGCGGAAACTCTCGAGCTGTGCCCCTACGATCTGACCAAGAGAATGGCGGAGAAGGCCGACGTGATAGTGGCCAGCTACCTCTACCTTCTCAGTCCTTCGATAAGGGAGAACTTCATAAGCTCGCTCGACGTCGATTACTCTGACCTCATAGTGGTCTTCGACGAGGCCCACAACCTACCGGATCAGGCCATCTCCGCCCTTAGCGACAGGATAAGCATCAACACCGTGAACAGGGCAATAAAGGAGGCCGACGAGTACAACGAGCACGAGATAGCCAACTTCCTCAGCATCTTTGGCAGGGGACTTGAGATTCTCTTCCAGGAGAAGCTCGCGAGCAGGGACGTCCAGGAGACACCAGTTCAGCCCGAGCTGGTCTTCTCTCACGTCGTAGATGTGCTAGGCCTGGACACGAGGTGGCTCGTCAAGACCCTCAACGACATGGTGGCCGTTGGCGACGCGATAAGGGAGGACAGGATAGAGAAGGGCAAGCCCCCAAGGAGCTACATCGGCCGCGTTGGAGAGTTCCTCCTCCTGTGGCTCTCGCTCATAGGTAGGGAAGATTACCTCTTCCTCCTCAGCAGGGAACGGGGGCTGAGCCTCGAGCTTGTGGCCCTGGACCCCTCCAAGGCGCTGGGATTCCTGAGGGAAGTTCAGAGCGCGATATTCATGTCCGGAACGCTCACCCCGCTCGAAGCTTTCCGCGACGTGATGGGCATCGAGAGGGCAAGGTTGAAGAAGTTCCCGAGAATGGTAAAGCGGGAGAACGCTCAGGTCTTGGTGGCTAAAGACGTCTCAACGCGCGGTGAGGAGCGCTCCATTCAGGTTTACAGGAAGATGGTGGACTACATAGTCGAAGCGGCAAAGCTTATCCCCAGGAACGTCGGCGTTTTCGCGGCATCTTACGAGGTCCTCCAGGGCCTGCTCTCGGCCAACCTCCAAGTCAGGCTTGAGGAAACCGGAAAAGCCGTGTTCATCGAAAAGCAGGGAGCCAGCTCGGCGGAGAACGACGCGATGGTGGCGAGCTTTAAGGCCCACGCCAAGGGCAACGGCGCGGTTCTGCTCGGCGTCATGGGCGGCAGGAACAGCGAGGGGCAGGACTACAGTGGTGATGAGATGAATGGGGTCATACTCGTTGGAATTCCCTACGCGAGGCCGACCCCTAGGGTTCAGGCCCAGGTAAGGTACTTCGAGCGGAAGTTCCCCGATAAGGGGCGCTACTACGGGTATTACTTGCCTGCCCACCGGAAGCTCGTCCAGGCCGCGGGGAGGGTGCATCGCTCGGCAGAGGAGAAGGGGAGCATAATAATACTCGACTACCGCGTCCTCTGGAGGGGAATAAGAAAGGACCTGCCCGACTGGATCGTCGAGACGATGAGGCCCGTCGATCTGGCCAGAATGAGGCTCTACCTAAGGAGGTTCTGGTCAGGGGGCGAAAGATTTAAAAAGACCCTGCGGGAGGTATAG
- a CDS encoding membrane protein yields MEERTRRLIEYTVEALLVAWLSYLFFYQNYLLYRWHRGLPLPSKWPFFLAGVLVGALLFWYEWNKFQMEEKSVAPVESEEHGSGTSAPAEESDFSP; encoded by the coding sequence ATGGAAGAGAGAACTAGAAGACTCATCGAGTACACGGTCGAGGCGCTCCTGGTAGCCTGGCTGAGCTATCTATTCTTCTACCAGAACTACCTGCTCTATCGCTGGCACCGCGGCTTGCCGCTCCCCTCCAAGTGGCCGTTCTTCCTCGCGGGCGTTCTCGTCGGGGCCCTGCTCTTCTGGTACGAGTGGAACAAGTTCCAGATGGAGGAGAAGAGTGTCGCCCCCGTGGAATCAGAAGAGCACGGGAGTGGGACAAGTGCTCCAGCAGAAGAAAGCGATTTCAGTCCCTGA